From the Ignavibacteriales bacterium genome, the window ATTAGAAGGAATTAACTTTTGTAATAATTAGTCAAACGATTTCATAATGCCGTAAGGAACCGCCTTCGGCGATTTTGGGTTAGATTTTTAATAATTAAAAAAGCATTTCATGAAGAAATTTGATGTGAAGAAGACGGATGAAAATAAGGTGAAGCTATTGGAGGTGTTCGATAATTCATTTCCGGGAAGGGATTATATTATCGAGCATCACGCGGACGAGTTCACCTCTGTATGTCCGAAGACCGGGCAGCCGGATTTTGGCATGATAACGATAACGTACATCGCGAAGAAGAAGTGTGTGGAGCTGAAGTCACTGAAGTACTATCTGCAATCGTACAGGAACGAAGGGATATTCTACGAGAACGTTGTGAACAGGATTCTGGAAGACCTGGTGAGCGTATTAAAGCCGAAGTGGATGGAGGTGAAGGGTGAATTCACGGTGAGGGGAGGAATATATTCAGTGGTAAAGGCGGAGCACAGATCAAAGTGAACATTGACTTCGTCATAGTTCTTTTGCCTTGATGTAAATTTTCTCATGTACTTTTGACCGCGCAAAAGTACCCCCGTAAGGGGCAGGCAAAAACGCGCCGGCTTAAAATTTTGTACTTGTTCTTTTGCTTGCCCAAAAGAACCAAAAGGGCAGCCTAACGTAAATCGTCTAAAATTATTTCATTCAATGCTACGGCAAAAAAACTCGCTTCGCTCGGACAGTTTTTGCCGTCCGTTCCGCCTTGCGGGAACGACGCATTTCACTCATAATTTCTTAACGCCGATTTCCGTAATGGCTATCGATCACCTTCGGTGATCATGGACGACGATTTTCGTATGGCTATTAATCACCTTTCGGTGATCATGGCCGACGATTTCCGCGATGGCCGGTTTATAAAGAGGTATAATTAAAGTTTTTTAACGACGATTTTCGTATGGTTTTAGTAGTGTGGTTTTAAGTGCAATTTTATAATGCCGTTTTTATCGTTACACGTTTCAAGTTTGTATTAAGGGATAAAAGTTTTAGAGACGTTTTAAGTACATGGTCTGGATTCCCGTCCTACAAGTCGGATCATAGACTTTCGCGGGAATGACAATTTGAAGGGGTAAATTTTAAAAAATGTTATATATAATAGTCGGGATATTTTTGGTGTCGTCGTTTTTGGGAAGCCGTTTGTTTAAGAGAGTTATAAAGGGTGATCACCCGTCGAAGAAGTTAGCTGCACCGCACGGGATATTGAATGGTATAGGGATAGTTCTTTTGATAGTATATATCTCATATTCTGAGAATATTCCGGTTTTACTTCCTTTTGGAGTATTTTTTATTGCGGCGGGACTGGGATCTGTGATGTTTGTTAGGGACATAATGGAGGTGGAAATTCCGAAATGGCTGGCATACGTGCACGCGGTACTGGCTACGAGCGGGTTATTAATATTGATATTTATGGCATTTTCGGGGTGATAAATATAAAATATTATGAATATTTAAATTGATACTAAAATCTATTCTTTTTATTTTACAATAGTTTCGAAACTAATTATTCAAAAAATCCATGGACGTAAAAGAAATCAAACAATCTTCACACACAATTTTTCCGCCAGCCGGCTCATGGGACAAAGCATGTGAAAAGTCACATTCTATATTTCCTCCGGCAGGATCATGGGAAAATGCGAGCGAGAAATCTCACTCAATATTTCCACCTGCAGGATCATGGGATAATGCAAATGTGAAATCACATTCTATTTTTCCTCCGGCAGGATCATGGAAGTAAGAGTTTATTAGTTTACAAGTTAAAGTCTTGGAGGTATTATACCTCTAAGACTTTTTTTGTTTTACCTCACCCCCAGCCCCTCTCCTTTATAAGGAGAGGGGAGCAAGAGTAAAGTGATCAGGCGGGGTGATCTTTAGTATCAGAAATGTGCGACTTAATTATGGTACCTGTTCTTTTACCTGTTTAAGATATTTTATGTACTTTTGCCTCGCCGCAAAAGTACCAAAAAGGCGCGGCTTAAAATCTTGTACCTGTTCTTTTGCTTGCCCAAAAGAACCAAAAGGGCAGCCTAACGTAAATCGTCTAAAATTATTTCGTTCAATGCTACGGCAAAAAAACTCGCTTCGCTCGGACAGTTTTTGCCGTCCGTTCGCCTTGCGGGAACGACGCATTTCACTCATAATTTCTTAACGCCGATTTCCGTAATGGCTATTAATCACCTTTCGGTGATCATGAACGGCGATTTCCGCGAGGGCCGGTTTAAGAAGGGTATAATGCTGATTGGAACTCGCTATGGGGGTTATGGGTGGACAGTTATGAGCGGACGGATTTTTCTTAATTGGTTAGGGGATTTTACCTCACCCCCAGCCCCTCTCCTTGTAAAGGAGAGGGGAGCCAGAGTAGCTTTGGCATAGAAGCGCATTTATTAAGAATCCGGTAATGACAAAGATTTATAATAAAGTTTCAGAGAAGGAGAAAAGGAGAGAGCTTAGGAAGAAATCAACTGATGCAGAGTCATTTTTATGGGAATATTTGAAAAATGGAAAGGTTGAAGGAATAAGGTTTAAGAGGCAATATAGTGTTGAACGGTTTGTTCTTGATTTCTATGCTCCAAAGTTGAAGTTGGCAATTGAAGTTGACGGACCGATTCACGATAAAAAGGAGCAAGCCGAACATGATGAAATGAGATCAGATTTTTTATTGAATACAGGAATAAAATTTATCAGATTTAAAAATGAGGAAATTCAGAATAACATTTTTAAAGTAATTGAAAGAATTAAAAAAATAGTTAATAAATAAATAGAAATGGATAGGAAAGAGTTAATAAAATTGAAGTGCGACCTGCTGGTGAACGGTTTGCGACTGACAGAGCTAAGGTACGACCTGATGGACCAGGGATGGGACGAGGAGAGGGCAATGTGCTTTTTACCGGCAGAGCTGAGACTTCCTCACGAAATATATTGCCAGATAAGGGAGAACCCGGAAGCAAACTTCAGGCTGAGGATCGGAAACGGCAAGCTGTACGTACAGGATAGGAACAGCGATGAAGTATGCGACGCGGATTTTGTAGGACTGCCCGCGTTCGCGAAGAACTTCACATCAGATCTAACAGCATTTGAGAAGATCGTAGTATATAACGGGACATGCAATTTGAACTTCACCTGGAATTATTATTGTGATTATTTCAGGACGGGACATGAGTGCAGGTTTTGCAACCTGACTCCGGCGCAGGATTTTTACCCGGAAGAGAACATATCAAACGCGAGAAAGAACGCAAAGCAGGTTTCCGACGTAATCGCGGCGGCTAAGAAATATCACACAGATCCAAAGTCAATTCTCACGAGAGGTACACCGCACGACAAGCAGGGGCTTGGCGGAACCATACAGATACTTGAGGAACTCGCTGAGAGATTCCCATTTACGAATGACAGGGAAAGGACAAAGGTATTGATGACTATTTCCCCAACTAAGAACATAGAAGACGTTAAATTGATCCATGAGCTTGGACTGCATTCGGTTTCATATAATTTCGAGGTATTCGATAAGGGATACTGGAAGGCGATCGTGCCGGGCAAGGACGCGAACATAGGCAGAGACCTGTGGGAAGAGTCACTGATAAAAGCGGTCGATCATTTTGGCAGAGGAAGAGTGTTTACAGCAATGATTGCAGGACTCGAACCGAAGAAAACATTGCTGGAAGGTGTGCAGTGGAGCAGTGAGAGGGGAATAATCCCGATCGTTGTGCCGTTTAGTCCGGAGACAGGAAGCCAGTTCGAAGGATTCAGACCTCCGACATACCAGTGGATGATGGATACACACTTGGAAGCGGCTGATATAATTTTAAAGAACATGGATTTTATAGGTACAGAAGAATACTGGAAAGAGGACGCCCCGATATGCGGAGACTGTTTCACGGGCGGGATATTATTCGATATATTAAGAGAAAATGCGGGATTGAACGATCATCATTGCGGACATGAGCTGAGTAAGACGAAACAAGAAGAAGAAAGCTCCGAAGTAACAAATTAATTTTAATTAATGACATTAGACCAGGCAATAAGGCTAAAGGCAGACCTTTTAATAAAGGGGCTGAAGATAACAGATGAAGCGCTGACGACAGTCGGGCAGGGCGGACTCGAGAAAGTCTTTTGGGTCTTCGAGATGACACCGGCAACTCATAAAGGGACGGGGGACGGTACAAGACCTCTTCCAAATGACATGCTATTGCCATACGGATTGTACGCGGATGTAAGGTACAGTCCGACATCGCCTTACACTGTTCACGCGAGCGGAGACGCAATTATATTGATACATGAGGGTAAGGAGCTATGCGAAGTCAAATGGCCGATCAGACCGGATTTTTATGATAAGGTTACGAGAAGCGGTGAGAACATGAAGAAGGTTTCCTCGATGAGAGGGGACTGCGGGTTAAGAGTATGCTTTGACAATGCGTGTAACTACTTTGCGACGAAGGAGCAGTGTAAATTCTGTAACATCGTACCGGCGAGGCAGAGGAACAGGGATCATGTAGTAACGAGAAAAGAGGCGGATGATATATATGATTGTGTGAAGGAAGCAATATTCCATAACCCGGTATGCACACACCTTGCAATGACAGCCGGAGCGGCAAAGGATGACGGGTTAGGAAATCTACCTCAGATACTCGAAGGATTGAAGCCATTGCTGACGGAGAAATATTTCCCGATAGTTACTGCGATCACTGCAACCAGGGATAAGGAAGAAACGGAATATCTTTGCAGTACGGGAATAAGCTCGGTAGCGTTTAATTTGGAAATATGGGACGAGGAGTTATTCAATGTGATCTGCCCGGGTAAGACAAGAAGGGTAGGAAGAGAGAGATGGATAGAGTCGCTTAAGGAAGCGAGGGATCTATTAAAGCCGGCGAGAGCTTTAAGTTCGTTCGTAGTGGGGCTCGAGTCAAAGGAATCGGTGCTGGAAGGAATAGAGTATCTTTCTTCGGAAGGAATATTCCCGATAATGAGCCCGTTCATTCCAATGGTCGGTACTGAGTATGAAGGCAAGGAGGCTCCTACAACTGATTGGATATGGGACGTGCATGAGGAAGCGACCGACATTATTTATAAGAACCTTCCGGATGCGTTTTGTGATGAGATATGGGACGGTGATATTGGAATATGTCCGTCATGTACTACAACGAAGTTGTTTTTTGATTTTATGAGGAGGGTGGTGCCGAGAGAGAATCCGAAGAGGGAAGTGTCGCCGGGGAGCGTCGAGGCGTTTGTTTAGTTTGAATAAGGTTTTTGTTTATAGAGGCGAGCGATGCTCGCCTTTTTTGTTGTAACCCCCCTTAGTCCCACCTTTGTAAAAGGGGGGAAATCTCATTTACGACGAATCAAGTTTTCAAGAAGGAAATAAATACATAAAAGTGTACTAAATAACTGGTCTAGATTCCCGCTTTCGCGGGAATGACATAATTAGAGGGTTATTTTTAAATTTATATTGCTTTGATTTATTAGTATTTTTAAGGATAAAATTAAATTTACGACAATGTCATTCAGGATGGAACACGATACAATGGGTGAAGTGAGGGTGCCTTCGGATAAGTATTGGGGGGCACAAACACAGCGCTCGAAGGATAATTTTAAGATCGGCACAAGGAAAATGCCGAAAGAGGTGGTTTATGCTTTTGCTTACCTTAAGAAGGCGGCAGCAATGGCGAATTATGAAAGCGAGATATTGCCGAAGGATAAGATGGAACTGATAAAGCAGGTGTGTGATGAGATACTGGAGGGAAAGCTGGACGACCAGTTCCCGCTGGTAGTATGGCAAACAGGTTCCGGTACACAGTCTAATATGAATATGAATGAGGTGATCGCGAACAGAGGGCATGTGCTGAATGGCGGTAAACTGGATGACAAAGATAAATTCCTCCACCCGAATGATGACGTGAATAAGTCACAGTCGTCTAACGATACATTTCCTACAGCTATGAATATAGCGGCGATGAAGATGATATGCGAGAATACCATACCGAACGTGGAGAAGCTGAGAAACACACTGGCGGAGAAATCGGAGAAGTTCATGGACGTGGTAAAGATCGGGAGGACTCATTTTATGGATGCGACGCCACTGACACTTGGGCAGGAGTTTTCCGGGTATGTGGCGCAGTTAGATCACGGGATTCGGGCGCTAAAGAATACGCTGGAGCATCTATCGGAGCTTGCGCTGGGCGGATCGGCGGTAGGTACAGGATTGAACGTGCCGGAAGGATACGCTGAGATGGTGGCTCAATATATCAGTGAATTAACCGGATATGATTTTAAGACTGCCCCGAACAAGTTCGAAGCGCTGGCGGCGAATGACGCAATGGTGGAGTCTTCGGGGGCGCTAAAGACGCTGGCGGTAAGTCTGATGAAAATAGCAAACGATATCAGGATGCTGGCGAGCGGACCGAGGAGCGGGATTGGTGAGATATTGATACCTGAGAACGAGCCGGGGTCATCTATAATGCCGGGAAAAGTGAACCCGACACAGGTGGAGGCGATGACGATGGTCTGCGCGCAGGTGATAGGGAACGATACTGCGATATCGGTTGGGGGAATGACTGGACATTTCGAGCTGAATGTATTTAAGCCGATGATGATATACAACCTGCTGAACTCGGCGAGACTGCTGGGTGACGCGAGCAGGTCGTTTAATAATAACTGTGTGGTGGGAATAGAGCCGAACTATCCAATGATAGACAAGCATGTCGAGAATTCCCTGATGCTGGTGACGGCGCTGAATCCGCACATAGGATATGAGAACGCAGCAAAAATAGCCAAGAAGGCGCATAAGGAGAATAAGACTCTTAGAGAGGCGGCGATAGAGCTGGGGTTATTGACGGATCAGGAATTTACTGAGAAGGTGGATCCGAAGAAGATGGTGGGGAATTTGAGAAAGGAATAGTTTTTAACCACCAAGACACGGAGACACAAAGAAAAAGACTTATACCACGAATTACACAAATAGGCACGAATTAAAAAATTATTTCTCCTTGACATAAAGGATGAGATTTTATAATTTAATCCGGTTGTAAAAGCAATCATAAACTACACAATCTACTAACAGAGCAACACTTCTACGTTTTAAGTTTTCATTTACAAATCTAAATCGAGGCGCAGGGAAAGACATATACCTTTTTTAGTGCAAAACCACACTAAATAAAGGAGGTCATAGTGTTGAAATATGTCAAAAGGGGAATGTATTTTATATTCCTTGCGATATCGTCCATTCAGTTCGGGTGTGATGAGGGTGTTACACCGGATCCGCCACAAGCTTACACATTTACTGTCTCCGGAAATATAGGGAGTTTTTGGGGAGAGCCTAAGTCAAACCTAAGAGTTACCGTAGATACAAATACTGTATATACCGATGCGGGGGGAAATTTTACAATTCCTGATATAGCTCCTCCGTATGATCTTAATATTTTCGACACAGATAAGAATTCTTATTACAAACTGGAAGGTGTAAATTATGACAGTGTAAAGTTTTTTACGAAGCTTCCTGAGAGTTATTCCAATCAATGCTATTTATGGGTTACTACTACGCCATCACCGCTACCAAACAATATCAAAGCAAAGTATATATTCACAGACGGTAAATATTTAAATGCATACGGTGACGCAAATCCGTCTACAGGCGATTACATAAGGCTAAGAGATTACAGTTTAATGACAGGCAGGCTGTATCTGATCGGTTACAAAACCGACGCGAGCGGTAAGGTAGTGTCATACGAAAAATTCGGTGAAAAGACCGTAACACTCAACTCAGGGGGGAATGTTAGTGTGAATTTCGATACCTCAGAGATCTCGT encodes:
- the queF gene encoding NADPH-dependent 7-cyano-7-deazaguanine reductase QueF, whose protein sequence is MKKFDVKKTDENKVKLLEVFDNSFPGRDYIIEHHADEFTSVCPKTGQPDFGMITITYIAKKKCVELKSLKYYLQSYRNEGIFYENVVNRILEDLVSVLKPKWMEVKGEFTVRGGIYSVVKAEHRSK
- a CDS encoding endonuclease domain-containing protein, which codes for MTKIYNKVSEKEKRRELRKKSTDAESFLWEYLKNGKVEGIRFKRQYSVERFVLDFYAPKLKLAIEVDGPIHDKKEQAEHDEMRSDFLLNTGIKFIRFKNEEIQNNIFKVIERIKKIVNK
- the fumC gene encoding class II fumarate hydratase — encoded protein: MSFRMEHDTMGEVRVPSDKYWGAQTQRSKDNFKIGTRKMPKEVVYAFAYLKKAAAMANYESEILPKDKMELIKQVCDEILEGKLDDQFPLVVWQTGSGTQSNMNMNEVIANRGHVLNGGKLDDKDKFLHPNDDVNKSQSSNDTFPTAMNIAAMKMICENTIPNVEKLRNTLAEKSEKFMDVVKIGRTHFMDATPLTLGQEFSGYVAQLDHGIRALKNTLEHLSELALGGSAVGTGLNVPEGYAEMVAQYISELTGYDFKTAPNKFEALAANDAMVESSGALKTLAVSLMKIANDIRMLASGPRSGIGEILIPENEPGSSIMPGKVNPTQVEAMTMVCAQVIGNDTAISVGGMTGHFELNVFKPMMIYNLLNSARLLGDASRSFNNNCVVGIEPNYPMIDKHVENSLMLVTALNPHIGYENAAKIAKKAHKENKTLREAAIELGLLTDQEFTEKVDPKKMVGNLRKE